A window of the Bacillota bacterium genome harbors these coding sequences:
- a CDS encoding two pore domain potassium channel family protein yields the protein MAYIRWNHLGDAIWWSLVTTTTDGYGDIAPAGLGGRLLASFFEVVKRCVHSAH from the coding sequence TTGGCATATATACGTTGGAACCATCTTGGTGATGCTATCTGGTGGAGCTTGGTAACAACTACTACCGATGGCTATGGCGATATTGCACCTGCAGGCCTTGGGGGTCGATTACTAGCATCATTTTTTGAGGTTGTTAAACGGTGTGTGCATTCAGCGCATTGA
- a CDS encoding response regulator transcription factor yields MKVLMVEDETHLAEAVQQILKVNNYSVDLAFDGEHGLDCAMSGIYDIIVLDIMLPKMDGITILKELRSSGVTTPVILLTAKGEVENKVEGLDSGADDYLAKPFHTEELIARLRALVRRKGEFHHDNILCFKDIEFNPFTLELRCREKIYKLTLKEGQLLELLLNHKTMILPTSMIIERLWGFDSDTEDSHVQVYISFLRKKLSQLGSNVTIRSVRGVGYILAVHKEVEKNV; encoded by the coding sequence GTGAAAGTATTAATGGTCGAAGATGAAACACATCTGGCAGAAGCCGTTCAACAGATCTTGAAAGTTAATAATTATAGCGTTGATTTGGCTTTTGATGGAGAGCACGGATTGGACTGTGCAATGTCTGGCATTTATGACATCATTGTTCTTGATATCATGCTTCCCAAAATGGATGGCATCACTATCCTGAAAGAGTTACGTAGTAGTGGTGTTACAACCCCCGTAATTTTGCTGACAGCTAAAGGCGAGGTCGAGAATAAGGTTGAAGGTCTTGACAGCGGCGCAGACGATTATTTAGCAAAACCGTTTCATACAGAAGAGTTAATAGCGAGACTGCGGGCTCTTGTACGACGTAAGGGTGAGTTTCATCACGATAATATTTTGTGTTTTAAAGACATTGAGTTTAATCCATTTACTCTGGAGCTTCGGTGTCGTGAAAAAATATATAAACTAACTCTCAAGGAAGGACAGTTGTTGGAATTATTATTAAATCATAAAACGATGATTCTCCCTACATCGATGATTATCGAAAGGCTGTGGGGATTTGATTCGGATACTGAAGATAGTCATGTGCAAGTATATATCTCGTTTCTGCGCAAAAAATTATCTCAGTTGGGCTCGAATGTGACGATTAGATCCGTGCGAGGGGTAGGGTATATTTTGGCAGTACACAAGGAAGTGGAGAAAAATGTTTAA
- a CDS encoding HAMP domain-containing histidine kinase, whose amino-acid sequence MFNRLRNRLLVINMSIISIVVITAFGIIYFITNANIQEENQAKLESIPKLPSIVLGSSEFYDPQSGQVERRVVFPRLPIEYSQSFITLINEDGETIDVFSYIDMPEEAYHQIVAKARQTGDPQGSVSFDNRTWKYATSSFEDRMLVREHNGQHEIIDHSGYMQISFLDITDSRNTLNRLLLTFVLVGLAVICSIFGVSLYFANRSIRPIEESWHKQKQFVADASHELKTPLAIITANTDALLADGNETINSQKKWIDYIQSETSRMSKLVNDMLYLAKVEDSNELQVPFDLSGIVSDVTASLEAIVFEKGVHLTQNIESDIFVKGDSENIKRVVLILLDNAIKYVNDKGNIHIELKKLRNTAVFSVQNSGEGIPEDKLPRIFDRFYRIDPSRSQETGGYGLGLSIAKALVERSGGSIYAESADNSTTFTFELKLI is encoded by the coding sequence ATGTTTAACAGACTAAGGAATAGGCTGTTAGTAATAAATATGTCGATTATCTCAATTGTGGTGATTACTGCTTTTGGAATTATTTATTTTATAACCAATGCTAATATTCAGGAAGAAAACCAAGCAAAGTTAGAATCAATTCCTAAATTGCCTAGTATTGTTCTTGGTAGCTCTGAGTTCTATGATCCGCAGTCAGGCCAGGTTGAACGCCGGGTCGTTTTTCCACGGTTGCCTATTGAGTACTCGCAGTCATTTATTACTTTAATCAACGAAGATGGTGAGACAATAGATGTATTCTCTTACATTGATATGCCGGAGGAAGCATACCATCAAATTGTGGCAAAGGCCAGGCAAACAGGAGATCCTCAGGGTTCTGTGTCTTTTGATAACAGGACATGGAAGTACGCTACTTCTTCGTTTGAAGACAGAATGTTGGTACGGGAGCATAACGGTCAACATGAAATTATTGATCATTCTGGTTACATGCAGATATCATTTTTAGATATAACCGATTCACGAAACACTTTGAACCGTCTCTTGCTTACTTTTGTATTGGTGGGCTTAGCCGTAATATGCAGCATTTTCGGCGTTAGTTTATATTTTGCCAACCGGTCTATTCGCCCAATCGAAGAAAGCTGGCACAAACAAAAGCAGTTTGTGGCCGATGCGTCTCATGAGTTGAAAACACCACTTGCTATTATTACAGCAAATACCGATGCATTGCTTGCAGATGGTAATGAAACGATAAACAGCCAAAAGAAATGGATTGATTATATACAATCTGAAACAAGTCGAATGAGTAAACTGGTAAACGATATGCTCTATTTGGCTAAGGTTGAAGACTCTAATGAACTGCAAGTGCCCTTTGATCTGAGTGGCATTGTATCGGACGTAACAGCTTCCCTGGAGGCCATTGTATTTGAAAAAGGGGTTCATCTAACCCAGAATATAGAATCTGACATATTCGTCAAAGGAGACAGTGAAAACATTAAGCGGGTTGTGTTAATATTGCTGGATAATGCAATTAAGTATGTAAATGACAAAGGGAACATTCATATTGAGCTGAAAAAACTCCGAAATACTGCGGTATTCTCTGTTCAGAACAGCGGCGAGGGAATACCGGAAGATAAATTGCCGAGAATATTCGACCGGTTCTACCGTATAGATCCGTCGAGATCGCAGGAAACAGGTGGCTATGGTTTGGGGTTATCTATTGCCAAGGCCCTGGTTGAACGCTCAGGAGGTAGCATTTATGCGGAAAGCGCGGATAACAGCACAACTTTTACCTTTGAACTGAAGTTAATCTGA